TAAAGGTGGAGATATTTGCATTCAGGCTTGTGCGGATGATGCACATGTATTGCATACATCGTTACCGCTTGGTGTAATATTTGAATTGCCCGTTATTGTGGCATTTCTAACCTCGCTGCATATCTTGACGCCGCAATATTTAATAAAAAACAGGCGATATGGCTACTTTATTTTGCTCGTAGTTGCAGTCGTTCTGACACCAGCTGATTTTATAAGCGATTTAACAATGGCAGCACCATTAATCTTACTTTATGAAGTGAGTATTTCTGTTTGTAAATATGTCTACAAAAAAAGGAGGGATGATTAAAAATGGGAATTTTTCGAGATATAGGAGCACCAGGATTAATAGTTCTTATACTTGGTGCATTACTTATTTTTGGACCTAAAAGACTGCCTGAACTGGGAGAAGCTATAGGAAAAATGATTCGGGAATTTAAAAAGTCAGTTTCTGGAATTGAATCAGAGGCTGATAATAAAAATGTAGAAGATAAAAAAGAAAAAGAGTGTAAATAAACTAATCTTAGTTTATAAGCTATTTTTCGATTATTATATTTGAATTATAAAAGGCTTGGAATTATAACACTCCAAGCCATTCTCTTTTTTCTAGTACTTCCATTTCGATATTTTTTTGTTTTAACGTTTCAATCGCTTTATCCATATCATCTAAAAGATATGAATTTGTAAGAATTTTTATCAGACCGCTCTGGTTATCAAGTGTTCTAACATTTCCTAAACCGTCGTAAGCTTCAATGACTTTGTTGATAAAATCAATGTATTCTTTTTTTGTTTGAATAATATATTCCCAGCTTGTTATATTTTTTTCTTTATTTTCCATAATTTACTTTTACCTTTCTTTTTAAAAATTATCTAAATACGAGTATCTTCCATTTGAATTCTTCCAGCCTAGTATTTTTTCTAAATTTACATTTTGAGTTGACTGAATGATACGTTTTTTTATGTCTGGATTGTTTTTTACAAGTTGTGCAATTAATTCCTTTGTTTCACGGCGCTTGCTTGAAGTCCTTTCGGCAGCGACTGTACAGCCGCAGTTCATCGGAAGGATTCCGTTATTTCGTACCCATTTTATAATTGCCTTTTCTTCAACATAAAATAGGGGACGTATCAATTCTATGTTAAAATTATCGGACTTTAATTTTGGCAGCATTGTTTCAAATTTTCCCATATAAAACATACTCATAAGAGTTGTTTCAATAACGTCATCAAAATGGTGTCCAAGTGCAAGTTTATTGCAGCCAAGTGAAGTTGCTTTTGTATAAAGGCTGCCACGACGCATTTTGGCACACATATAGCAAGGATAGTCTTTTGCGATTTTTTCGGCAATTTCAAAGATATTGTCATCATAAATTTCACACGGGATATTTAGATGTTTTAGATTTTTTTTCAAATTATTTAAATTAGCAGGATTAAATCCTGGATTCATTGAAATAAAAACCACTTCAAAGTTAGTTCTGCTGGCTCTTTTCAATTCTTGAAACAGCTTTGAAAGCAAGAGGCTGTCTTTTCCGCCAGAAATAGCCACTGCAATTCTATCTCCATCCTTTACCATCTCAAATTCCTTTAAGGCTCGCACAAATGGTGTCCAAAGTGCTGAACGATATTTTTTTTGTATGCTTTTTTCAATGGTTTCTAATGGCTGAAGTGGAACCGATGGTAAAACTGTTTCACAAACTGCGCTTCCAAGGGAAGTAGAGGCGATTTTATCAGCATTTGCTTCATTATTTATCGTATTTTTGTCATCGAGATCATTTTCTAAATTCATTATCTGTAACTCCTTTTAAAGTTCATATTAGCCTTGATTTATTTAAGTAATCAAAAAGTATTATAACATAAAAAAATACTCCAATCAACTGTAATAAAATTATATTTTTTTGCTTTATTATTTTGAAAATATTAAATTAATAAATATTAAATTTAAAAACAAAATTTGATAAGAATATTGAAAATATGGTATAATAACCGTAAGAAAATATAAATTTTGGATAAAAAATGGAGGGAAAAAATAAATGAGCAAGTATTTTGAAACTGTAGATTTTTGGATTGAGAATTTATTGGATTCGACTGAAAGTTATACGATTGAAAGTAATGAAAAAGGGAAGTTTGTAGATATTACAATTAATGTGACAAAGGAGGATATGGGAAAAGTTATTGGTAAAAATGGAAGAATCATTACAGCACTTAGAGTTCTTATGTCATCAATTGGGAAAAAAGATAAAAAAAGTATAAAAATTGAAGTTAAGGAAATGTAAGTTTGAAAAAATATTCAAATAAAATAACACTAGATTTTATAATAATCAAGGAGTGAATTTATGAAAACTTGCAACTTAAGGAAAAAGAGCTTTAAACTTAGAGTTTACTATTATGATACTGATAAAATGGGAGTTGTGTACCATTCAAATTATCTGAAATGGATGGAAATGGCACGAACTGAGTATTTTAGGGATGTTTTTCCATATAAAAATATGGAGGATATGGGATTTATTTTGCCAGTAAAGACACTGAATATTGAATATGTTAATTCGGCAAAGTATGATGAGGAAATTGAGATTTTTGTAAAGATTGAGGAAATAAATAATATTAAGATTAGATTTTCTTATGAAATGTATAATTTAGATGGAGTTTTAAAGGCAAAGGCTGAAACTGTGAATGTTTTTGTGGATGAAAATGGGAAATTAAAGAGAATTTCAAATGAATTGCTGGAGAAAATTACTAAATAATTGAATAAAATATTTGTATAATTACAAAATTCATTGTTTAAAAGGGAAATTTAAATATATATTTAAAATTTGGTAGGACAAATATTTTAAAAGATTAAGAAAATAAAATTTAAAATTATTATAAAAAATAAAGAAGAGAGGCTTTACAAATGAAAATAGTAATTGGAAATGACCATGCGGGTGTAGAATTTAAAAATAAAATTATGAAGGCACTTAGAAGTAAAGGGCATGAAATTATAAATGTGGGAACTGATACATTAGATTCAGTTGATTATCCTGATATTGCGAAGGAAGTTAGTAAAAAAATTATAAATAAAGAGGCGAATTTTGGGATTTTAATTTGTGGAACTGGAATTGGAATTTCTATTGCTGCAAATAAAATAAATGGAATTCGTGCTGCTCTTTGTCACAATGAATATACGGCAAGACTTTCAAGACTTCATAATGATGCGAATATAATCGCTTTGGGAGCTAGAGTTTTGGGAGAAGACTTGGGATTGGCCTGTGTTGAAACTTTTATAAATACCGAATTTGAAGGTGGCAGACATGCTAGAAGAGTTGGGAAAATTGAACAGTAATTAGTAAATGTTAAAAATAGCAGTAACTTTTTAAAAAATGGCAAGGGGTTAAGATCCCTTGCTAAAATTAAAAAATAATAAGAAAAATAAAAAAGGGAAGTGATTTTTATGTCAACAGTTTTTAAAAAAATAATAGATAAGGAAATACCTGCAAATATTGTGTATGAAGATGATGAGTTTTTGGCTTTTCATGATATAAATCCTGCGGCGAAAGTTCACGTGCTTGTAATTCCAAAAAAGGAAATCAAAAGTTTGGATGCGGCAACTGAAGAAGATGCTTTGTTACTTGGAAAACTGCAGTTGACTGTGGCAAAAGTGGCAAGAATTTTAGGGATAGATAAAGATGGTTATAGAGTTATAACTAATATTGGAGAAAATGGCGGACAGGAAGTTTTACATATTCATTATCATATTTTAGGTGGGGAAAAATTGCCAGTTAAATTAAAATAGAAGAAGTAAAATTTTTATTCTGGAGGAAATTTATGGTAAATAAGTTTTCTAAAATTGTTGTGCTTGTCTTTCTTTTGGCAAATTTGGGAATGGCTGAGTATATAAAAAAAGATGATGCTGTTTACTATATGGATAAAATATCGCAGACTGATGAAAGAAAAGTGGAAGACGCAGATTTTAAGACATTTGTGAAATTAAATGATATTTATGGGAAAGATAGTAAAAATGTTTTTTGTATTGACAAGAAGCTAGAAGATGCTGATGTTAAGACTTTTCAGGTAATTGGGGAAGTCAATGGGAAAGATAAAAAATATATTTATAATTATGATGAAAAAATGGAGATAAATCCAAAGGATTTCAAACTTTACAAAAATAAGGATAAACTTTTGTATTTTAGAAATAATGGTAAACTGTATATTGGAGGAAGTTTTTTTGAAGTTGAATATGTTCAGGATTTGGACAGTTTTGAAGCAATTGATGAAAGTTATTCAAAGGACAGGTATAATATTTATTATGCTGGAACACCGATATACGATGTTGATAAAAGTACATTTCAGATAATAATGCCTGATTATTACGCAAAAGACAAGAATAATGTGTACAGTGGCTCTGATAAAATAAAGGATGCGAATCCTGATACGATAAAAATATTAAATCAGGTTTATTTAAAGGATGATAAAAATGTATTTTTGAATTTTGGACAAAAGATGGAAAATGTTGATGTAGCTACTTTTGAAGCCATAGAGGGAAACGTAGCTTATGGAAAAGATAAAAATAATGTTTACTTTCTTGGTGAAAAAATAAAAGGAGCTGATGCAAAATCTTTTGAAGTTATTTTAGAGCCTAGTGATCTTGTTCAGATGTATTCAAAAGATAAAAATAGTGTCTTTATTGGAGGACGCAAAATAAAAGAGGCAGATTCAAAAACTTTTGAAAGACTTCCTGAAACAACGTATTATTCAAAGGATAAAAATAATCTTTATTATCGGGAAGTAAAAATTGATAAAATTGACAATAAAACTCTTAAAATTTTATATTCTGATGGAATTGACGTGGTAAAAAATAGAAATAGAATTTTTGCAGAAGGGAAAAAATTGAATATAAAAAGTCCAGAAACTTTTGAAATAATTTTGAGTAAATATTATAACTTTCCAAATTTTATTTATGGAAAAGATGATAAAAATGTATATGCAATTTCAAAATTTGATGAAACTTATTCAAGCAAAATAATAAAAAATGCAGATGTAAATTCTTTTGAAGTAATGAAAAACAGTATGTATACAAAAGATAAAAACAATATTTATTTTACACATTCTGATGTTGTACAAATGAAAAATGTAGATAAAGACAGTTTTACTATTGGAGAAAATGGCTTTTCGCATGATAAGAACAGTGTTTATTTTTATGGAAAAAAGTTAGACAGAATAAGTCCACAAGGATTTAAAATTATTGATTTTACTGTTAACTCTGGAGATTCTGAAAAAATTGCTTTTTTGACAGACAGCAGGAATTTGTATAAATTTACTTATGGATTTGATGATGAAAGATATAATTTGAAAAATATAAAATTGTCTAATGTAACAAATGTGAAAGTGGATGCTCCGAGCTTTGAACTTGTTAAGGAATATACGGGGAGTTATTACAGAGATAAGAACAACGTTTTTTATTATGATATGAATAAGAAGGAACTGAAAAAGGTCGAAGGTAGTGATAGGAGCAGCTTTGTCGAAATGGATAATTTTTTTGCAAAGGATAATAAAAGAGTCTATTATCTTGGAAAACAAATTGAGAATATTAGTTCAGAAGGATTTAAATTTGTCGGTTCAGATATTGTAAAAAATAAAAATGGTGTATATTTTTGGAAAGATGAAACTGGGACAGGAGATTATGAGATAGTACCTTTAAATTTTGACAGTGCTTCATTTGATATAGCAAATAAAGATACAAGCAATTATTTTAAAGATAAAAATGGGATTTATTATCTTGATTATGGAAAATTATTAAATTCGGAAGCAAAGGATGTGCAGAATGCCTTTATTAAACTAGAAGGGGCTGATATTCCAACATTTAAAGCATTTGGATATGGATATTCCAAAGATAAGAATAGAGCTTATTGTAAATATAAGGAATTTAAAGGGGTGGATGTGTCAAGTTTTACTGTCGTACTGGAAGATGAGGGAGTTGTAGTTAAGGATAAAAATAGAGTTTATAAAAATGATTGTGAGTGACAAGTAAAAATTATTTTATTTATATTTTAGTAAAACTGCTTTAAAAAAGAATTTAGAAAATCATAATTATCCTGCTAAAATTCTTTTTAATTATCTAATTCAATTTTGAAGGGTTTTAAATGTTTTTAAGCGTTTATTAGACTTGTTTGTAAACTTAGAATTTAATAAAACAAATATTCTGAAGCAAGGGTTTTTGCCCTTTCGTGAAATAAAAAAATTAAGTTATCAAATAGGTCTGTTGAATAAATTATTTAAAAAAGGATTTGGAGGGATTTTTTATGAAAAGTAAATTTTTTAAAATTATTGTTGGAGTATTTATTTTAGCTAATTTAGGAATGGCAGAATATGTGAAAAAGGATAATGCAGTTTATTACAAATACAGTGAAGAAGATGATTCAGAATTTAAAGTTGAAAATGTGGATTTAGGAACGTTTAAAATACTGAATGATAAATATGCAAAGGATAGGAAAAATGTTTATTTTTCAGGAAATAAATCGTTTGAAGATGTGGACAGTAAAACTTTTGAAGTGCTGCCACAGTATTATTCAAGAGATAAGAATAATGTTTACAGACCAATTAATGAATGGATTCACAAAATAAATGGAGCAAATCCAAAAACAATAAAAGTTTTGAATGAATATTATTCAAAAGATGATAAAAATGTGTATTATGATTCAGACAAAATTTCAAATGCAGATGTAAATTCATTTGTAGTTCTGGAAGGAGACCATAGTTATGCAAAAGACAAAAATGCGGTCTATTATTCAGGAGAAAAAATTAAAGGTACGAATCCAAAAACATTTAAAATAATTGAGGATGGAATGTATTCAAAGGATGATAAAAATGTGTATGCTGCAGTAGACATTATAAAAGATGCAGATCCTCAAACTTTTAGAAGAATTCCTGAAACAAATTACGCCAGAGATAAAAATAATTTGTACTATTACTTTGGAGATGTTAAAAATCTTGGGAAAATAAATGAAAAAGATTTTAAAGTTTTGGATAGTAATTTGATTAAAAATGGAAATGAAGTCTACTATTTGGGAGAAAAAGTGAATATAAAAAATCCTGATAAATTTGAAATAATAGAAAATTATTTAAGCAGTCCAAGTATGGTTGTTTATGGAAAAGATGATAAAAATGTATATGTGATGACACCGTATAAGGAAGCTGGTTATCTTAAAATAATAAAAAATGCTGATAAAGATACTTTTGAAGTAATGGAAAATAGTGATTATTCTAAAGACAGAAATAATGTTTATTACGCAGGATACAATGTTGTGCAGTTGCAGGATGTGGATAAAAACAGTTTTACTATTGGAGAAGAAAATGGTTTTTCGTATGACAAGAAAAATGTTTATTACGCAGGAAGAAAATTAAATGATATAAGTTCAGCTGGATTTAAAGTTACAAGACTTGTTAACAGACCAAATTTACCAGTCAATTTTTTAAATGATAATAAGAATATATATAAACTTATTGCAGTATTTGATGAAGAAACTGGTGAGCTAAAAAGTGTAAAAACAGCTGTTGTAAAAAATCCTAAAGTAGATTCTAAAACTTTTGAAACGTTTAGTTATTCGGGAAATTATTTTCGTGATAAAAATAACGTGTATTATGAAAATGAATTGTATAAAATGGACTTGAAAAAAATAGCAGGTGCAGATAGAAATAGTTTTGAGGTTTTGAATGATGAATTTTCAAGAGATAAAAACAATGTTTATTATTATGGAAATAAAATGAAAGGTATAAATCCAGATGGATTTGAATTTGTGGGCCGTGACTTTAAAAATAATGAAGATATTATTTATTTCTTAAAAACTAAAGATAAAGTTTATGTGTTAAAAAATAAAGCTGGTAAAGAAGTATATGAAATAGTTCCTTTAAATTTTGATACAAATTCTTTTAAATATTCTAATGCTGATAATTCGTATGAATCTGAGTCTGCGGGTTATTTTCAAGATAAAAATGGAGTTTATTATTTTGACGCATTTAGATTAGATGAATTAAATCCAAATAAAGTTTTTGCCAAAGTAGAAGGGGCTGATACTTCATCATTTGTACAGTTAATGTTTGGTTATGCAAAAGATAAGAATAAAGTGTATATTGAAGATCGGGAAATTAAAGGTGCAGACCCAGAAAGTTTTAAGATAATTGAGACAAGTGATGGAGTTACAATAAGAGATAAAAATAAAATTTATAAAGAATTTAAAAAATAATTTTTGATTATATTTGAATTATTTAAAATCAAACTAGGATATAAGTAAACTAAATAGTTATTTTAGCAAGGGGCTTTGACCCCTTGTTGTAATAAAAGTGGCTTAAAACAAAACTTAAAAGTTATGACTATTTTACCCAAATCCTAAAATTTATATGATTTTTAATAGTTTAATTTTGAATATGTTTGAGTATATTAATAAAAAATATTATTTTTAAGTTTAGAAAATAGAAAGTGAAAAAATAGAAAATGAGAGATGTAATAGCGAGTTCAGATAACAAATTTTATAAATTGCTAAAAAAGCTGGATAAAAAGAAGTATCGTGATGAAAACAGCATTTTTAAGGCTGAAGGGGAAAAGTTTTTAAATGAGAATATTAATTTTAATAAAATTATTGTAAAGGAATCGAAGTTTGAATATTTTGATGAAAGATATGGGATTTCTGAGCACGATAATTTGACAATTTTAAAGGATAATCTGTTTGATGAGGTTTCAACACAGGAAAATAGTCAAGGGATAATGTTTTTGTATTCTAAAAATTTGAATACGATTGAGGATGTAAA
The DNA window shown above is from Leptotrichia wadei and carries:
- a CDS encoding twin-arginine translocase TatA/TatE family subunit, whose product is MGIFRDIGAPGLIVLILGALLIFGPKRLPELGEAIGKMIREFKKSVSGIESEADNKNVEDKKEKECK
- a CDS encoding DUF4911 domain-containing protein; the encoded protein is MENKEKNITSWEYIIQTKKEYIDFINKVIEAYDGLGNVRTLDNQSGLIKILTNSYLLDDMDKAIETLKQKNIEMEVLEKREWLGVL
- a CDS encoding tRNA 2-thiocytidine biosynthesis TtcA family protein, whose amino-acid sequence is MNLENDLDDKNTINNEANADKIASTSLGSAVCETVLPSVPLQPLETIEKSIQKKYRSALWTPFVRALKEFEMVKDGDRIAVAISGGKDSLLLSKLFQELKRASRTNFEVVFISMNPGFNPANLNNLKKNLKHLNIPCEIYDDNIFEIAEKIAKDYPCYMCAKMRRGSLYTKATSLGCNKLALGHHFDDVIETTLMSMFYMGKFETMLPKLKSDNFNIELIRPLFYVEEKAIIKWVRNNGILPMNCGCTVAAERTSSKRRETKELIAQLVKNNPDIKKRIIQSTQNVNLEKILGWKNSNGRYSYLDNF
- a CDS encoding KH domain-containing protein, which codes for MSKYFETVDFWIENLLDSTESYTIESNEKGKFVDITINVTKEDMGKVIGKNGRIITALRVLMSSIGKKDKKSIKIEVKEM
- a CDS encoding acyl-CoA thioesterase; this encodes MKTCNLRKKSFKLRVYYYDTDKMGVVYHSNYLKWMEMARTEYFRDVFPYKNMEDMGFILPVKTLNIEYVNSAKYDEEIEIFVKIEEINNIKIRFSYEMYNLDGVLKAKAETVNVFVDENGKLKRISNELLEKITK
- the rpiB gene encoding ribose 5-phosphate isomerase B; the encoded protein is MKIVIGNDHAGVEFKNKIMKALRSKGHEIINVGTDTLDSVDYPDIAKEVSKKIINKEANFGILICGTGIGISIAANKINGIRAALCHNEYTARLSRLHNDANIIALGARVLGEDLGLACVETFINTEFEGGRHARRVGKIEQ
- a CDS encoding histidine triad nucleotide-binding protein codes for the protein MSTVFKKIIDKEIPANIVYEDDEFLAFHDINPAAKVHVLVIPKKEIKSLDAATEEDALLLGKLQLTVAKVARILGIDKDGYRVITNIGENGGQEVLHIHYHILGGEKLPVKLK
- a CDS encoding DKNYY domain-containing protein yields the protein MVNKFSKIVVLVFLLANLGMAEYIKKDDAVYYMDKISQTDERKVEDADFKTFVKLNDIYGKDSKNVFCIDKKLEDADVKTFQVIGEVNGKDKKYIYNYDEKMEINPKDFKLYKNKDKLLYFRNNGKLYIGGSFFEVEYVQDLDSFEAIDESYSKDRYNIYYAGTPIYDVDKSTFQIIMPDYYAKDKNNVYSGSDKIKDANPDTIKILNQVYLKDDKNVFLNFGQKMENVDVATFEAIEGNVAYGKDKNNVYFLGEKIKGADAKSFEVILEPSDLVQMYSKDKNSVFIGGRKIKEADSKTFERLPETTYYSKDKNNLYYREVKIDKIDNKTLKILYSDGIDVVKNRNRIFAEGKKLNIKSPETFEIILSKYYNFPNFIYGKDDKNVYAISKFDETYSSKIIKNADVNSFEVMKNSMYTKDKNNIYFTHSDVVQMKNVDKDSFTIGENGFSHDKNSVYFYGKKLDRISPQGFKIIDFTVNSGDSEKIAFLTDSRNLYKFTYGFDDERYNLKNIKLSNVTNVKVDAPSFELVKEYTGSYYRDKNNVFYYDMNKKELKKVEGSDRSSFVEMDNFFAKDNKRVYYLGKQIENISSEGFKFVGSDIVKNKNGVYFWKDETGTGDYEIVPLNFDSASFDIANKDTSNYFKDKNGIYYLDYGKLLNSEAKDVQNAFIKLEGADIPTFKAFGYGYSKDKNRAYCKYKEFKGVDVSSFTVVLEDEGVVVKDKNRVYKNDCE
- a CDS encoding DKNYY domain-containing protein, encoding MKSKFFKIIVGVFILANLGMAEYVKKDNAVYYKYSEEDDSEFKVENVDLGTFKILNDKYAKDRKNVYFSGNKSFEDVDSKTFEVLPQYYSRDKNNVYRPINEWIHKINGANPKTIKVLNEYYSKDDKNVYYDSDKISNADVNSFVVLEGDHSYAKDKNAVYYSGEKIKGTNPKTFKIIEDGMYSKDDKNVYAAVDIIKDADPQTFRRIPETNYARDKNNLYYYFGDVKNLGKINEKDFKVLDSNLIKNGNEVYYLGEKVNIKNPDKFEIIENYLSSPSMVVYGKDDKNVYVMTPYKEAGYLKIIKNADKDTFEVMENSDYSKDRNNVYYAGYNVVQLQDVDKNSFTIGEENGFSYDKKNVYYAGRKLNDISSAGFKVTRLVNRPNLPVNFLNDNKNIYKLIAVFDEETGELKSVKTAVVKNPKVDSKTFETFSYSGNYFRDKNNVYYENELYKMDLKKIAGADRNSFEVLNDEFSRDKNNVYYYGNKMKGINPDGFEFVGRDFKNNEDIIYFLKTKDKVYVLKNKAGKEVYEIVPLNFDTNSFKYSNADNSYESESAGYFQDKNGVYYFDAFRLDELNPNKVFAKVEGADTSSFVQLMFGYAKDKNKVYIEDREIKGADPESFKIIETSDGVTIRDKNKIYKEFKK